A region from the Kineothrix sp. IPX-CK genome encodes:
- a CDS encoding phosphoglycerate kinase codes for MGLNKKSVDDINVNGKRVLCRCDFNVPLKEGAITDINRLTAALPTIKKLIADGGKVILCSHLGKPKGEPKPELSLAPVAIKLSELLGQEVKFAADPEVVGPNAKAAVEAMKDGDVILLENTRYRAEETKNGEAFSKELASICDVFVNDAFGTAHRAHCSNVGVASLVDTAVVGYLMQKEIEFLGNAVENPQRPFVAILGGAKVADKLNVISNLLEKCDTLIIGGGMAFTFLKAKGYEVGNSLVDLEKLDYCKEMMEKAQKLGKKLLLPEDTTIAASFPNPIDAEIEVSVVDSEDIPADKEGLDIGTKTAVTYAEAVKSAKTVVWNGPMGVFENPVLAKGTIAVAKSLAETDATTIIGGGDSAAAVNQLGFGSKMTHISTGGGASLEFLEGKELPGVAAANDK; via the coding sequence ATGGGATTAAACAAAAAATCGGTGGATGATATCAACGTTAATGGCAAACGTGTTCTTTGCAGATGCGATTTCAATGTTCCGCTCAAGGAAGGCGCTATTACGGATATAAACCGTTTGACAGCAGCGCTTCCTACCATTAAGAAATTAATTGCTGATGGCGGAAAGGTTATTCTTTGTTCACATCTTGGAAAACCTAAGGGAGAACCGAAGCCGGAATTATCCCTGGCACCGGTTGCTATAAAATTATCCGAATTGCTCGGTCAGGAAGTAAAATTTGCGGCGGATCCCGAAGTGGTTGGTCCTAACGCAAAAGCAGCTGTAGAAGCGATGAAGGACGGAGATGTAATCCTTCTTGAGAATACCCGTTACAGAGCGGAAGAGACGAAGAATGGAGAAGCTTTCTCCAAGGAACTGGCTTCTATTTGTGATGTTTTCGTAAACGATGCTTTTGGTACCGCTCATAGAGCACACTGCTCCAATGTTGGCGTAGCAAGCCTGGTAGATACAGCGGTAGTTGGTTACTTAATGCAGAAAGAAATCGAATTCTTAGGAAATGCTGTTGAGAATCCGCAAAGACCTTTCGTAGCTATTCTCGGCGGTGCAAAGGTTGCCGACAAACTCAATGTTATCTCTAACCTGTTAGAGAAATGCGATACCCTTATTATCGGCGGTGGTATGGCATTTACTTTCTTAAAGGCGAAGGGCTACGAAGTAGGTAATTCTTTAGTGGATCTCGAGAAGCTCGATTACTGTAAAGAGATGATGGAAAAAGCGCAGAAGCTTGGTAAGAAACTTCTTCTTCCTGAAGATACCACAATTGCAGCTTCTTTCCCGAATCCTATCGATGCTGAAATTGAAGTATCCGTAGTGGATTCCGAAGATATTCCTGCAGATAAAGAAGGCCTTGATATCGGAACAAAGACAGCGGTAACCTATGCAGAGGCTGTTAAATCTGCTAAAACTGTTGTTTGGAACGGACCTATGGGCGTATTCGAGAATCCTGTCCTTGCAAAAGGCACGATTGCGGTAGCGAAATCTCTTGCAGAGACAGATGCGACCACGATTATCGGCGGCGGCGATTCTGCAGCGGCAGTTAATCAACTTGGCTTTGGCAGCAAGATGACTCACATTTCCACTGGCGGCGGCGCATCCTTAGAATTCCTCGAAGGAAAAGAACTTCCGGGTGTTGCAGCAGCAAATGACAAATAA